One window from the genome of Epinephelus moara isolate mb chromosome 5, YSFRI_EMoa_1.0, whole genome shotgun sequence encodes:
- the as3mt gene encoding arsenite methyltransferase yields the protein MFTLCREQTTSESSLFKQWTFSALWTMAEENRSCAKGFVDSSIHVDVKDYYGKRLKSSADLKSNACVAPAQPIPAFIRQALKKVHPEVTARYYGCGLVVPECLEGCRILDLGSGSGRDCYMLSQLVGEKGHVTGVDMTEDQLALARTYIDYHMKEFGYKKPNVSFVQGYIEALTEAGLEKSSFDIIISNCVVNLSPDKKRVLAEAYSVLKDGGELYFSDVYSSGRLTEEIKNHKVLWGECLGGALWWKDLLQLAEEVGFSTPRLVTANIITVDNKELQDALGDFKFVSVTYRLFKVPKGNTKPCQVIYNGSVTGVEDTFQFDCQYTFKVNEVVEVDRELASILTHSRFREDFTIQPPGGPSESCGVKPKPGIVDPFELAPQLEKQGPGSATGGCCSTRSATCCK from the exons ATGTTCACTTTGTGCAGAGAGCAAACAACTTCTGAAAGCTCTCTCTTCAAACAGTGGACTTTCTCAGCTCTCTGGACAATGGCTGAAGAAAACAG GTCGTGTGCAAAAGGCTTCGTTGACAGCAGCATTCACGTGGACGTAAAG GATTACTATGGCAAGAGGCTGAAGAGCTCCGCAGACCTGAAGAGCAATGCCTGTGTGGCTCCAGCCCAGCCCATCCCTGCCTTCATCCGCCAGGCTCTGAAGAAAGTGCACCCTGAGGTCACCGCCAG GTACTATGGCTGTGGTCTGGTGGTGCCAGAGTGCTTGGAAGGCTGCAGGATACTGGACCTgggcagtgggagtgggagagaCTGCTACATGCTGAGTCAGCTGGTGGGAGAGAAGGGCCATGTCACTGGCGTTGACATGACTGAGGACCAG CTTGCACTGGCCAGGACATATATTGACTATCACATGAAAGAGTTCGGCTACAAAAAACCCAATGTCAGTTTTGTCCAGGGCTACATAGAGGCCCTAACAGAAGCGGGTCTGGAAAAGAGCTCATTTGATATCATCAT TTCCAACTGTGTGGTGAATCTCTCTCCAGACAAGAAGCGAGTACTGGCTGAAGCCTACAGTGTGCTCAAG GATGGTGGTGAGCTGTACTTCAGTGACGTCTACAGCAGTGGAAGACTAACAGAGGAAATTAAAAATCACAAAGTCCTGTGGG GAGAGTGTCTTGGTGGAGCGCTCTGGTGGAAGGATCTGCTGCAGTTGGCTGAAGAAGTGGGCTTCAGCACACCACGGCTGGTTACAGCCAACATCATCACTGTCGACAACAAAGAGCTGCAGGACGCTCTGG GTGACTTCAAGTTTGTCTCCGTCACATACCGCCTGTTTAAGGTCCCCAAAGGCAACACCAAGCCCTGTCAGGTCATATATAACGGGAGTGTGACAGGAGTAGAGGACACCTTCCAGTTTGACTGTCAGTACACATTCAAG GTCAATGAAGTAGTGGAGGTCGATAGAGAGTTGGCTTCCATCCTGACCCACTCCAGATTTAGGGAGGACTTCACTATCCAGCCACCGGGAGGCCCAAGTGAGTCTTGTGGAGTCAAACCTAAG CCAGGCATTGTGGATCCTTTCGAGCTGGCCCCTCAGCTGGAGAAACAAGGTCCAggttcagccacagggggaTGCTGCAGCACACGGTCTGCTACCTGCTGCAAGTGA